A genomic window from Sulfurimonas sp. hsl 1-7 includes:
- the ovoA gene encoding 5-histidylcysteine sulfoxide synthase, which yields MSRLSLFPPTLDGDSIEDKRQEIKRYFNNSYDLFEKLFEVLKDETVFYKKSEPTRHPMIFYFGHTATFFINKLILMKIIEQRINPEFESLFAIGVDEMNWDDMDESNYKWPKVDEVRAYRVKVRELVNTLIDTLEFTLPITQNSPMWIILMGIEHERIHIETSSVLHRQMPIEAILENDTFNICEYSGKNVKNEMIHIDGSEVHLGKTYEHNLYGWDNEYGSYKEDVKGFEVAKYLVSNGEFLEFVEADGYEKDEYWSEEGREFLKRSGAKHPHFWNKDGDRWSYRALTKIIPLPLNWPVDVNGLEAEAFCNYKSQKDGRNYTLPSEAEYMAIYKLSNLKDIPELHESSANINFYHYASSCPVDQFSFSLKNGSIIYDLIGNVWQWSRTPIRGFEGFTPYEAYDDFSTPTFDEKHALILGSSFASTGNLIMKHSRYAFRRHFFQHAGFRYVISQNGEGDENIYETDELVSQYCEFQYGETHFGVENFAISCAKLAKKYAINKEKALDLGCATGRATYELAKTFNSVEGIDFSVRFVGVGSKLQEDGKIAYKVKQEGEIVQEKIVTIEELGYETLKDKVSFWQGDACNLKPRFKGYDLILATNLIDRLYNPKLFLEDIPNRLNDEGILIITSPYTWQEESTSKELWLGGYYDSQGKEVSTLESLKQILKDQFELVGVEDLEFVIPETKRKYQHTISEASVWRKI from the coding sequence GTGAGTAGATTGAGTCTTTTTCCACCAACTTTGGATGGTGATAGCATAGAGGATAAACGGCAGGAGATAAAGAGATATTTCAACAACAGTTATGATCTTTTTGAAAAGCTTTTTGAAGTTTTAAAAGATGAAACGGTTTTTTATAAAAAATCTGAACCTACACGCCACCCTATGATCTTTTATTTTGGTCATACTGCTACTTTTTTTATTAATAAACTTATTTTGATGAAGATAATTGAACAAAGGATAAATCCGGAGTTTGAATCACTGTTCGCCATAGGTGTTGATGAGATGAACTGGGATGATATGGATGAGTCAAACTATAAATGGCCGAAAGTTGACGAGGTTCGGGCATACAGAGTAAAAGTGCGAGAGTTAGTGAATACTCTGATCGATACATTGGAATTTACTCTGCCTATTACACAAAACTCCCCTATGTGGATTATTTTGATGGGGATTGAGCATGAGCGTATCCACATAGAAACATCTTCTGTATTACACCGTCAAATGCCTATAGAAGCTATTTTAGAAAATGACACTTTTAATATCTGTGAATATAGTGGAAAAAATGTAAAAAACGAGATGATCCATATTGATGGCTCTGAAGTTCACCTAGGGAAAACTTATGAACATAACTTATATGGTTGGGATAATGAGTATGGAAGTTACAAAGAGGATGTAAAAGGGTTTGAAGTTGCAAAATATCTGGTAAGCAACGGAGAGTTTTTAGAGTTTGTAGAAGCGGACGGATATGAAAAAGATGAGTATTGGAGTGAAGAGGGGAGAGAATTTTTAAAACGAAGTGGTGCAAAACATCCCCATTTCTGGAATAAAGATGGAGATCGATGGAGTTACAGAGCATTGACAAAGATAATCCCGCTCCCGCTTAATTGGCCTGTAGATGTTAATGGATTGGAAGCTGAGGCATTTTGTAATTATAAATCGCAAAAGGATGGAAGAAATTACACTTTGCCGAGTGAAGCTGAGTATATGGCTATTTACAAATTATCTAACCTCAAAGATATTCCTGAGTTGCATGAAAGCAGTGCAAATATTAACTTTTACCACTATGCTTCATCTTGTCCTGTCGATCAGTTTAGTTTTTCTCTTAAAAACGGAAGTATTATTTATGATCTTATAGGGAACGTGTGGCAATGGAGCCGTACGCCTATTCGAGGATTTGAAGGATTTACACCATATGAAGCATATGATGATTTTTCAACACCCACTTTTGATGAAAAACACGCTTTGATACTCGGTTCCTCTTTTGCAAGTACGGGAAACCTTATTATGAAGCATTCCCGTTATGCTTTTAGAAGACATTTCTTTCAGCATGCTGGTTTTCGATATGTAATCTCTCAAAACGGGGAGGGTGATGAAAATATTTATGAGACGGATGAACTAGTTTCGCAGTATTGTGAGTTTCAATACGGAGAGACTCATTTTGGAGTTGAAAACTTTGCAATCTCTTGTGCAAAACTCGCAAAAAAATATGCAATAAATAAAGAAAAAGCACTTGATCTAGGTTGTGCAACAGGAAGGGCAACTTACGAGCTGGCAAAAACTTTTAACAGCGTAGAGGGGATAGACTTCTCTGTTCGTTTTGTAGGTGTTGGGAGTAAACTCCAAGAGGATGGGAAAATAGCCTATAAGGTAAAACAAGAGGGTGAGATAGTTCAAGAAAAAATTGTAACTATTGAAGAGTTAGGATATGAAACACTCAAAGATAAAGTGAGTTTTTGGCAGGGTGATGCATGTAATTTAAAGCCCCGTTTTAAAGGGTATGATCTAATCCTTGCAACAAATCTCATAGATAGATTGTATAATCCTAAACTTTTTTTAGAGGATATCCCAAACAGGTTAAACGATGAGGGGATACTCATCATTACATCCCCGTATACATGGCAGGAAGAATCAACAAGTAAAGAGTTGTGGCTTGGCGGATATTATGACAGCCAAGGCAAAGAAGTGAGTACATTGGAAAGTTTGAAACAGATTTTAAAAGATCAGTTTGAACTAGTAGGAGTAGAGGATCTGGAGTTTGTGATCCCTGAAACAAAGAGAAAATATCAACACACGATTTCAGAAGCAAGTGTTTGGAGAAAAATTTGA
- a CDS encoding uracil-DNA glycosylase: MKRINCRRCEYYFVTWEANQPHGCKAYGFKSKQLPSMVVFSSSGVPCSLFQEKPRAK, from the coding sequence ATGAAAAGAATTAACTGTAGAAGATGTGAATATTATTTTGTAACTTGGGAAGCGAATCAACCCCATGGATGTAAAGCATACGGATTTAAGTCTAAACAGCTTCCATCTATGGTTGTGTTTTCAAGCAGTGGTGTCCCTTGTAGCCTCTTTCAAGAAAAACCTAGGGCCAAATAA
- a CDS encoding pyridoxamine 5'-phosphate oxidase family protein — MTQDLEKIEAFIEQHHVMTLATCGHESVSACSLFYAYDKAKRVFVVASSDDTLHIEQIRQNNKVAGNILLETKEVGKIQGLQFRGMFKANSSKEFSRLYFKQFPYALALNPKLWNIEVDFFKLTDNRLGFGKKVIWP; from the coding sequence ATGACACAAGATTTAGAAAAGATAGAGGCGTTTATAGAGCAGCATCATGTCATGACACTTGCTACATGTGGTCATGAATCTGTGAGTGCTTGCAGCCTCTTTTATGCGTATGATAAAGCAAAAAGAGTCTTTGTCGTCGCAAGCAGTGATGATACACTGCATATAGAACAGATACGACAAAACAATAAAGTAGCGGGAAATATTTTACTTGAAACAAAAGAGGTTGGAAAGATCCAAGGTCTACAGTTTAGAGGGATGTTTAAAGCCAACAGCTCAAAAGAGTTCAGCCGTTTATACTTTAAGCAGTTCCCTTACGCTTTGGCTTTAAATCCGAAACTTTGGAATATTGAAGTTGATTTTTTTAAATTGACTGATAATCGTTTGGGGTTTGGTAAAAAGGTTATTTGGCCCTAG
- a CDS encoding PatB family C-S lyase: MSYDFTSSADRSGTNAEKYTLREELFGTEDVLPAWVADMDIDTPDFVLESVKKRLEHPVIGYEEFPKSAFEAQIRWMRKHHGIEYDLEGMFYSHSVVASMQVVIEAFSNKGDEVIVQTPIYPPFFHAPVHMERKVVKNPLKCLEDGTYTFDLEDLQAKITKNTKLLLLSSPHNPVGRVWKKEELESLLKVCEENNIIIFADEVHCDLVYEPSKHIPLTSLEAADERVITAIGVGKTFNMAGFAVSSIVVPKNLREQFKKAYDNVHFAQGSVLSHVAFESAYNNGEEWLQELKLHLYKNYEMLLELSKKYKEYIELTPIEGTYLAWLDCRKMNLSNKELREWFVKEAKLGLNAGLSFGKEGSGYMRLNFAVSSAKMAQIITQLENALQRKKENEH, translated from the coding sequence TTGAGTTATGACTTTACAAGTTCTGCCGATCGAAGTGGTACGAACGCAGAAAAATACACTTTAAGAGAGGAGCTTTTCGGAACCGAAGATGTGCTTCCTGCCTGGGTAGCTGACATGGATATAGATACACCCGATTTTGTGTTGGAGAGTGTCAAAAAAAGGCTTGAGCACCCTGTAATTGGATATGAAGAGTTTCCAAAAAGCGCTTTTGAAGCACAGATAAGATGGATGAGGAAACATCATGGGATAGAGTACGATCTTGAGGGGATGTTTTATTCCCACTCTGTTGTAGCTTCTATGCAGGTTGTGATCGAGGCTTTTTCAAATAAGGGGGATGAGGTGATTGTGCAAACTCCTATCTATCCACCTTTTTTTCATGCACCGGTACATATGGAGAGAAAAGTAGTGAAAAATCCTCTCAAATGTTTAGAGGACGGCACATATACTTTTGACCTTGAAGATTTACAGGCAAAGATCACAAAAAATACAAAACTCCTTTTACTCTCTTCCCCACACAACCCGGTTGGTCGTGTTTGGAAAAAAGAGGAACTAGAATCTTTGTTAAAAGTTTGTGAAGAGAACAATATTATTATTTTTGCCGATGAGGTACATTGTGACCTTGTATATGAACCAAGCAAACATATTCCTCTTACTTCGTTGGAAGCTGCTGATGAAAGAGTGATAACGGCTATCGGTGTGGGAAAAACATTTAATATGGCCGGTTTTGCAGTAAGTAGTATTGTAGTACCCAAAAACCTACGGGAGCAGTTTAAAAAAGCGTATGATAACGTCCATTTTGCACAAGGGAGTGTACTGAGCCATGTTGCGTTTGAGAGTGCTTATAACAACGGTGAAGAGTGGCTTCAAGAGTTAAAACTGCATCTTTATAAAAACTATGAGATGTTGCTTGAACTATCGAAAAAATATAAAGAGTATATTGAACTCACACCAATCGAGGGTACCTATCTGGCATGGTTGGATTGCAGGAAAATGAATCTAAGCAATAAAGAATTACGGGAATGGTTTGTAAAAGAGGCAAAACTGGGACTCAATGCAGGGCTTAGTTTTGGGAAAGAGGGGAGTGGTTATATGCGCTTGAATTTTGCCGTCTCATCTGCTAAAATGGCGCAAATAATTACACAGCTTGAAAATGCTTTACAAAGGAAAAAAGAGAATGAACATTGA
- the purC gene encoding phosphoribosylaminoimidazolesuccinocarboxamide synthase — translation MEKKELLYEGKAKKIWSTEDANLVISEFKDDLTAFNGEKKSSEAGKGALNNKISTELFKILSENKIPTHFVEMLDDNHMLHKKADVILIEVIVRNIATGSLSRNLGIEDGKVLPFTLVEFDYKNDELGDPKLNDQHALILGLVDYQDELDKLRRMARQVNDVLKPYFATKGLNLVDFKLEFGKDSDGNIILIDEISPDNCRFWDAETGEKMDKDRFRQGLGGLKVAYEEVLNRILNK, via the coding sequence ATGGAAAAAAAAGAACTTCTTTATGAAGGTAAAGCGAAAAAAATCTGGTCTACTGAAGATGCTAACTTAGTGATATCTGAATTTAAAGATGATTTAACAGCATTTAATGGTGAGAAAAAATCTAGTGAAGCTGGAAAAGGTGCACTAAATAATAAGATCTCTACTGAGTTATTTAAAATTTTATCAGAGAACAAGATCCCTACTCACTTTGTAGAAATGTTAGATGACAACCATATGCTTCATAAAAAAGCTGATGTTATCTTAATAGAAGTAATTGTAAGAAATATCGCTACAGGTTCACTTTCACGTAACCTTGGAATTGAAGACGGAAAAGTTCTACCGTTTACTTTAGTTGAATTTGACTATAAAAACGATGAGTTAGGCGATCCAAAACTTAACGATCAACATGCACTTATCTTAGGTCTTGTAGATTATCAAGATGAATTAGACAAACTTCGCAGAATGGCTAGACAAGTAAACGATGTACTAAAACCTTACTTTGCGACAAAAGGTCTTAACCTAGTTGATTTCAAACTTGAATTTGGTAAAGACTCTGATGGGAACATCATCCTTATTGATGAAATTTCACCGGACAACTGTCGTTTCTGGGATGCCGAAACTGGTGAAAAAATGGATAAAGACAGATTCCGTCAAGGTTTAGGTGGACTAAAAGTAGCTTACGAAGAAGTACTAAACCGTATATTAAACAAATAA
- the purS gene encoding phosphoribosylformylglycinamidine synthase subunit PurS, whose amino-acid sequence MKAIVNVSLKQGVLDSQGKAVHHALGSLHFNGVEDVRVGKQIVLQLQETDKEKAMADVTKMCEELLANTVIEDYEIELV is encoded by the coding sequence ATGAAAGCAATTGTAAACGTATCTTTAAAACAAGGTGTATTAGATTCTCAAGGAAAAGCTGTACATCATGCATTAGGTTCATTACACTTCAACGGTGTAGAAGATGTTCGTGTTGGGAAACAAATAGTATTACAACTTCAAGAGACTGATAAAGAGAAAGCTATGGCTGATGTTACTAAAATGTGCGAAGAGCTTTTAGCAAACACTGTTATTGAAGATTACGAGATCGAGCTAGTATAA
- a CDS encoding lysophospholipid acyltransferase family protein — translation MKILAHINWLFATIIIFTALALSILFHFILPRPYPRKISSWFIRVTTFFRTTIKGEEAEDVQMFLVNHQSDLDIGVMETTTKKDLAWVAKKALFHVPFFGLAMRLPEDIEIERESKTSLVKLLKATKDRLSKKRVITMFPEGTRSRTKRMLPFKAGAKVIADKYKLKVQPVVLVNTAGCYDVKTFYYMPKNIKVVFLEPFIADKSDPDWLNNLHDTMQKVYDDELANATGNR, via the coding sequence ATGAAGATACTTGCGCATATTAATTGGTTATTTGCAACAATTATAATATTTACCGCTCTAGCCTTATCAATATTATTCCACTTTATTCTACCAAGACCCTACCCTAGAAAGATTTCATCTTGGTTTATCCGTGTAACTACTTTTTTCCGCACTACAATTAAAGGTGAAGAGGCTGAAGATGTACAAATGTTTTTGGTTAACCATCAGAGTGACCTCGATATCGGCGTAATGGAAACTACAACAAAAAAAGACCTTGCTTGGGTAGCTAAAAAAGCTCTTTTTCACGTTCCTTTCTTCGGTCTTGCTATGAGACTTCCCGAAGATATTGAGATAGAGCGTGAAAGCAAGACCTCTCTTGTAAAACTTTTAAAAGCGACGAAAGACAGACTTTCAAAAAAGAGAGTTATTACTATGTTCCCTGAAGGTACACGCTCACGTACAAAGAGAATGCTTCCTTTTAAAGCGGGTGCGAAAGTTATTGCAGACAAGTACAAACTAAAAGTACAACCTGTCGTTTTAGTAAATACTGCAGGGTGTTATGATGTCAAAACTTTTTACTATATGCCTAAAAATATCAAGGTAGTTTTTTTAGAGCCATTTATTGCAGACAAAAGCGATCCTGATTGGTTAAATAATCTCCACGATACTATGCAAAAGGTTTACGATGATGAGTTGGCAAACGCTACTGGCAATAGGTAG
- the crcB gene encoding fluoride efflux transporter CrcB — MSWQTLLAIGSGGFIGAVLRAYLNGVISHKLPHDLPFGTLGVNLLGSFIMGCLVAYFLYSSLPVAFKSFLSTGILGALTTYSTFAMESFLLLQGGSFALAFVNIALNLFGTILMAGSGYYLVNHFFKS, encoded by the coding sequence ATGAGTTGGCAAACGCTACTGGCAATAGGTAGCGGCGGTTTTATCGGAGCGGTTCTAAGAGCATACCTAAACGGTGTAATCTCGCATAAACTACCTCATGATCTTCCTTTTGGTACTTTGGGTGTAAATCTTTTAGGTAGTTTTATAATGGGGTGTTTAGTAGCTTATTTTCTCTATTCATCTCTTCCCGTAGCTTTTAAATCATTTCTCTCAACGGGGATACTCGGAGCTCTTACAACCTATTCAACATTTGCAATGGAGAGTTTTTTACTGCTTCAAGGTGGCAGCTTTGCTCTTGCTTTTGTAAATATAGCACTTAATCTTTTTGGTACTATTTTAATGGCGGGAAGCGGCTACTATTTAGTGAACCACTTTTTTAAATCTTAA
- a CDS encoding S41 family peptidase, with protein sequence MKNKKLFTLGFSSIAVSLSLLLSSSLFAEATKKDAETSRLEALAKFTKVISIVEQYNVDDVTIEELIDKSLDGMMKNLDAHSNYLTQKDYKRLKVQTDGEFGGLGITVGMKDGALTVIAPIDDTPADKAGLQAGDIILKINEQSTLGMTIDEAVSLMRGKVGDPIDITIVRKDELQPIAVHIVRGKITIDSVHSKTVGEDILYIRVSSFDKKVVEDVTKAIKSRKSTTKGIVLDLRNDPGGLLDQAVGLVDIFVNDGNIVSQKGRDKREDKVYKASRSSTLTDVPMVVLINGGSASASEIVSGALQDHKRAVLVGENTFGKGSVQVVLPITEEEAIKLTIARYYLPSGRTIQAVGVTPDITALPGELKTHKNEFAIKEADLKKHLEQELEKVDGKKSADKAKEKDKKDIITPEMLNKDNQLKTGVDILRALIITKG encoded by the coding sequence ATGAAAAACAAAAAACTTTTCACCCTTGGATTTAGCTCTATAGCTGTTTCACTATCGCTCTTACTCTCAAGCTCACTTTTTGCAGAGGCGACAAAAAAAGATGCCGAGACATCAAGACTTGAAGCACTCGCTAAGTTTACAAAAGTTATCTCGATAGTTGAGCAATACAATGTTGACGATGTTACGATTGAGGAGCTCATCGATAAATCACTTGACGGGATGATGAAAAACCTAGATGCACACTCAAACTATTTGACGCAAAAAGACTATAAACGTTTAAAAGTGCAAACAGACGGTGAGTTTGGTGGACTGGGAATTACTGTAGGTATGAAAGACGGTGCACTTACGGTAATCGCACCTATTGATGATACTCCGGCAGATAAAGCCGGTCTCCAAGCAGGCGATATTATCTTAAAAATAAACGAGCAGTCAACACTTGGAATGACTATTGATGAAGCTGTTTCACTAATGAGAGGAAAAGTTGGAGACCCTATCGACATTACAATCGTTAGAAAAGATGAGCTACAACCGATAGCTGTACATATCGTTCGCGGAAAAATCACTATAGATTCAGTTCATTCAAAAACTGTCGGTGAAGATATCTTATATATCAGAGTTTCAAGCTTTGATAAAAAAGTAGTTGAAGATGTTACAAAAGCAATCAAATCAAGAAAAAGTACTACAAAAGGGATTGTGCTAGATCTTAGAAATGATCCGGGAGGACTTTTAGATCAAGCTGTAGGGTTAGTGGATATTTTTGTAAATGACGGAAACATCGTATCTCAAAAAGGGAGAGATAAACGAGAAGACAAAGTATATAAAGCTTCTCGCTCTTCTACATTAACTGATGTCCCAATGGTTGTTCTTATCAACGGCGGAAGTGCTAGTGCAAGTGAGATCGTAAGTGGTGCTCTTCAAGACCATAAACGTGCCGTTTTAGTCGGTGAAAATACTTTTGGAAAAGGGAGTGTACAAGTTGTACTTCCAATTACAGAGGAAGAGGCAATTAAACTTACAATTGCAAGATATTACCTTCCAAGCGGAAGAACTATCCAGGCAGTTGGTGTGACACCTGACATTACCGCATTACCGGGTGAGTTAAAAACACATAAAAACGAGTTTGCAATTAAAGAAGCAGATCTCAAAAAACACCTCGAACAAGAGTTAGAAAAAGTTGATGGAAAAAAATCTGCCGACAAAGCTAAAGAAAAAGATAAAAAAGATATAATTACGCCAGAAATGTTAAACAAAGATAATCAACTCAAAACTGGTGTTGATATTTTAAGAGCTCTTATAATTACGAAAGGATAA
- a CDS encoding ATP-binding cassette domain-containing protein, with product MDNILEIQNLEFGYSRDNILFSDLNLSLKKGEFKSITGASGAGKSTVFELILGNLKPLKGSVKTSRISQVFQDPYSSFHPSYTIINQIKDVAPLDELQGYLDILQLESELLEQLPHKLSGGQLQRASILRAMLMKPDLLLLDEPTSALDNVIQLDVMQMLIKHLDKMGMLLITHDLDLAQWCSDEIIKI from the coding sequence TTGGATAATATCTTAGAGATTCAAAATTTAGAGTTTGGGTATAGTCGGGACAATATCTTATTTTCCGATCTCAACCTCTCTTTAAAAAAAGGGGAGTTCAAATCCATTACAGGTGCAAGCGGTGCAGGTAAAAGTACCGTATTTGAACTTATTCTCGGGAATCTCAAACCTCTGAAGGGAAGTGTAAAAACGAGTAGAATCTCTCAGGTATTTCAAGACCCGTATAGCTCATTTCATCCCAGCTATACTATTATCAATCAGATTAAAGATGTCGCACCTCTTGATGAGTTACAAGGCTATTTAGATATATTACAGCTTGAGAGTGAACTTTTAGAACAATTACCACATAAACTCTCAGGGGGACAACTGCAACGTGCTTCAATACTCCGCGCAATGTTAATGAAGCCTGATCTTTTACTTTTAGATGAACCCACATCGGCTTTAGATAATGTGATTCAGTTAGATGTAATGCAGATGCTAATAAAACACCTTGATAAGATGGGGATGTTACTCATCACACACGACTTGGATTTGGCTCAGTGGTGCAGTGATGAGATTATTAAGATTTAA
- a CDS encoding dUTP diphosphatase translates to MNSKILLMLQLQNQLNDATNGEEWTKGLTKNNKVINWRRCIYMECAEMIDSFSWKHWKNIYQEPDWDNLQIEVVDVWHFIMSLAIENYDQEMKGGIEDIAMMISELESLQTIENSDSGEFALDSAVMQKVEEIMSIALSRETLALDTLLADFFELVSMSGLNLDTLYRLYVGKNILNQFRQDNGYKDGTYIKVWGSEEDNVVMKRLWEENPDLKPDALYKELAKAYHAFVK, encoded by the coding sequence ATGAACAGTAAAATTCTTTTAATGTTACAACTACAAAATCAATTAAACGATGCTACCAATGGTGAAGAGTGGACTAAAGGTCTTACAAAAAACAATAAAGTGATCAACTGGAGACGCTGTATATATATGGAGTGTGCAGAGATGATTGACAGTTTTTCTTGGAAACACTGGAAAAACATATATCAAGAACCGGATTGGGATAACCTACAAATTGAAGTAGTAGATGTATGGCATTTCATCATGTCTTTGGCGATAGAGAATTACGATCAAGAGATGAAGGGCGGTATCGAAGATATAGCTATGATGATCTCAGAGCTTGAGAGTCTTCAAACAATAGAAAATAGTGACTCTGGAGAGTTTGCATTAGATAGTGCCGTGATGCAAAAAGTTGAAGAGATAATGAGTATTGCATTATCTAGAGAGACTTTAGCACTAGATACTCTTTTAGCCGACTTCTTTGAACTAGTAAGTATGAGCGGATTAAATTTAGATACATTGTATCGCCTCTATGTAGGGAAAAATATCTTGAATCAATTCCGTCAAGATAATGGTTATAAAGATGGCACATATATTAAAGTATGGGGAAGTGAAGAGGACAATGTCGTCATGAAACGTTTATGGGAAGAAAACCCTGATCTTAAACCTGATGCCTTATATAAAGAGTTAGCGAAAGCATATCACGCTTTTGTAAAGTGA
- the purQ gene encoding phosphoribosylformylglycinamidine synthase subunit PurQ: MKVSILQFPGTNCEYDTQYAFEKLGAQTEIVWHKSESIPADTDLLVVAGGFSYGDYLRSGAIAKFSPVMQAVKEYADKGGKVLGICNGFQVLTESRLLPGALKRNENLHFISKHHHLKVENNDNTFLKKLDNGDVVNIPIAHHDGNYYIDADGLKELEENGQILLRYTDAEGNVQNPNGSVASIAGVCNKNKNVFGLMPHPERAMEAVLGSDDGVKMLEGFLES; this comes from the coding sequence ATGAAAGTTTCAATTTTACAATTTCCAGGTACAAACTGTGAATATGATACACAGTATGCATTTGAAAAATTAGGTGCACAAACAGAGATCGTTTGGCATAAGTCAGAATCAATTCCGGCAGACACAGACCTATTGGTTGTTGCTGGAGGATTCTCTTATGGAGACTACTTAAGAAGTGGTGCTATTGCAAAATTTTCACCTGTTATGCAAGCTGTAAAAGAGTATGCTGACAAAGGTGGAAAAGTTTTAGGTATCTGTAACGGTTTCCAAGTTTTAACAGAATCTAGACTTCTTCCGGGTGCACTTAAAAGAAATGAAAACCTTCATTTTATTTCAAAACACCATCACCTAAAAGTTGAAAACAACGATAATACATTTTTGAAAAAGCTTGATAACGGTGATGTTGTAAATATACCTATTGCACACCATGACGGAAACTACTACATTGATGCAGACGGACTTAAAGAGCTTGAAGAAAACGGTCAAATTCTTTTAAGATATACAGATGCAGAAGGTAATGTACAAAACCCTAACGGAAGTGTAGCTTCTATTGCCGGTGTTTGTAATAAAAACAAAAACGTATTTGGTCTTATGCCACACCCTGAGCGTGCTATGGAAGCAGTTCTAGGTAGCGATGACGGTGTTAAAATGCTAGAAGGATTTTTAGAGTCGTGA